The Candidatus Reconcilbacillus cellulovorans genome includes the window TTCTGCGCCGCGTTGCGCTTTCGAATCCGTAGCTGATCTTCCCGAAACGTCATATCCATCACCCAATGGAGCCCATTTTCAATCCCCCAATGACTTCGCATGGCTCGCGCAAACTCATGCACATCGCCCGCCAGGCTCGTGATGTAGTATCGTC containing:
- a CDS encoding ISAs1 family transposase translates to MEIRQYWLSPASCALVPDHGWCDLEGVGMVEAKRHLQGKVTVERRYYITSLAGDVHEFARAMRSHWGIENGLHWVMDMTFREDQLRIRKRNAAQ